One genomic segment of Brassica napus cultivar Da-Ae chromosome A3, Da-Ae, whole genome shotgun sequence includes these proteins:
- the LOC106395695 gene encoding uncharacterized protein LOC106395695, which translates to MLRMKKWALEWKFEYKTVSSNKSRVLLSCVDENCTWRMRAIKLPVSDFFVVKKYVHEHTCDTTHRKANHRQASAKLLGSLISSNYGEKKEGLKPKQIIEQVRMLHGVHINYKQAWRVREEAQILVRGTPEDSYYNLSRWLYKITETNPGSLTYQHVDAAGKFKYAFVAFGPSIRGFSLMRRVIAVDGTFLKGKFNGTLLAACAQDGNYHLYPLAFAVVDAENGASWKWFFRGLSQKIPDASDLVFVSDRANSISSALEDVYPLSHHGICRIHLLRNITPTYAKTGLLPLVESAADAYTCHEFWLIFKDIKDKCPELAKYLEESDFRKWARSYAPANRYNIMTTNIAESLNSMLKMPRELPIISLLETIRLTMTTWFFERREAAAKHKHLVTPKVVQKLVSRLGAAMLLNVYQVDRSEFEVKNETMKFVVDLEKRHCTCNVFDIDKIPCIHAIAAAKHIKRDENRFVDASHLTETWAKAYAESIHPGGELSTSTYPENIDELSCPPPATKKKSGRPPTKRKRSVGEFGVPGSKSQSHKCSRCGTGGHNKITCQRPIG; encoded by the coding sequence atgttgaggatgaagaaatgggcTTTAGAGTGGAAGTTTGAGTACAAGACTGTCTCTTCTAACAAGTCAAGAGTGCTTTTGAGTTGTGTTGATGAAAATTGCACGTGGAGGATGCGTGCTATCAAGCTACctgtttcagattttttcgtTGTTAAAAAGTATGTTCATGAGCATACATGCGATACAACACACAGGAAAGCCAACCACAGACAAGCATCTGCAAAGTTGTTGGGTTCTTTGATTTCCAGCAATTATGGAGAAAAAAAGGAAGGTCTCAAACCGAAACAGATCATTGAACAGGTCAGGATGCTGCATGGTGTTCACATCAATTACAAACAAGCTTGGAGAGTGAGAGAAGAAGCTCAGATTTTGGTTAGAGGGACTCCTGAAGACAGCTATTACAATTTGTCTAGGTGGTTGTATAAAATCACAGAAACAAACCCTGGTTCCTTGACTTATCAACATGTTGATGCTGCAGGAAAGTTCAAGTATGCATTTGTGGCTTTTGGTCCATCGATAAGGGGATTTTCATTGATGAGGAGAGTTATTGCAGTAGATGGTACATTTCTGAAGGGAAAATTCAATGGGACTTTATTGGCAGCTTGTGCTCAAGATGGGAATTATCATCTATATCCTCTCGCCTTTGCAGTGGTTGACGCAGAAAACGGCGCCTCTTGGAAATGGTTCTTTAGAGGTTTGAGCCAGAAGATCCCGGACGCTTCGGATCTTGTTTTTGTATCAGACAGGGCTAACTCCATTTCTTCAGCGTTGGAGGATGTATATCCCTTATCTCACCATGGAATTTGCAGGATCCATCTGCTCCGCAACATCACTCCTACATATGCGAAGACTGGGTTGCTACCTCTGGTGGAAAGCGCTGCTGATGCCTATACGTGTCACGAGTTCTGGTTAATCTTCAAGGACATAAAGGATAAATGTCCTGAATTGGCTAAGTATCTGGAAGAGTCTGATTTTAGGAAGTGGGCACGAAGCTATGCGCCTGCGAACAGGTATAATATCATGACTACCAACATTGCAGAGTCTCTCAATTCTATGTTGAAGATGCCTCGTGAGTTGCCCATTATCTCTCTCCTTGAAACTATCAGATTGACGATGACCACTTGGTTTTTTGAGCGACGCGAAGCGGCTGCGAAACATAAGCACCTGGTTACTCCAAAAGTTGTTCAGAAATTGGTATCTAGGTTAGGGGCCGCAATGTTGTTGAATGTGTATCAAGTTGATCGAAGCGAGTTTGAGGTGAAGAATGAAACAATGAAGTTTGTTGTTGACTTGGAGAAGCGGCATTGCACATGTAATGTTTTCGACATTGACAAGATCCCCTGCATCCATGCCATCGCTGCTGCTAAGCATATCAAGAGAGATGAAAACCGTTTTGTTGATGCTTCTCACTTGACAGAAACGTGGGCTAAAGCTTATGCTGAAAGCATACATCCTGGTGGAGAGTTGTCAACGTCCACCTATCCAGAGAATATTGATGAACTGTCTTGCCCACCTCCagctaccaaaaagaaaagtggACGCCCTcctacaaagagaaagagatccgtTGGCGAGTTTGGGGTTCCTGGATCTAAATCTCAGTCCCACAAGTGCAGCAGATGTGGCACAGGAGGGCACAACAAGATCACATGCCAGAGGCCTATAGGATGA
- the LOC125591764 gene encoding uncharacterized protein LOC125591764, whose product MNEITKETPGSPIAQQNIETPVLTPIQTQQETHELMNEIISPNISDTQPNTRARRNLLTEQNKDVESRVQNPFEIGANVEISSQDDNTCHKWYPGNVLATYLVDGVEMVKVEYFVPSLDEKKRKRSVETRVSIDRIRPQPPPERSGAKKSYELMQDVEAFDNGAWCAGKVKVILFDGSCFVSLNNSKEQIYFHHSEMRKPRKWVDGVWEMTKKMEEEQTQSVNPSEGDGDKKGKAKAVACKKNEAAGPSEDGVGKMAKEMEVKQGKSVKPSQDDHAKKGKPHVGKKKKANAQPVDLLPFLQREEKRPIRPRNPPIPVTPEVILPIDPFVTPEFPRFSRLAHWMDLRGIYRVPFYINGKEIEKEFFQKMDDAENNLNKEHINVAFEMLNCKRVEQGAWFRNNNLPAACFVPVKFLEVVGYAYESVRKPHKKKKSYWRAV is encoded by the exons ATGAATGAGATCACGAAAGAGACACCTGGTTCTCCAATAGCTCAACAGAATATTGAGACTCCAGTCCTTACTCCAATTCAGACGCAGCAG GAGACTCACGAGCTTATGAATGAGATCATTTCACCAAACATTTCCGACACACAGCCAAATACCCGAGCTCGCAGAAATCTTTTAACAGAGCAAAATAAG GATGTAGAAAGCAGAGTTCAAAATCCCTTTGAGATCGGAGCAAATGTGGAGATTTCATCACAAGATGACAATACTTGTCATAAATGGTATCCAGGAAATGTGTTGGCAACATATTTGGTTGATGGGGTTGAGATGGTGAAAGTTGAGTACTTCGTCCCGTCTCTGGacgaaaagaagaggaaaaggagtgTTGAGACACGTGTATCAATTGACAGAATACGTCCTCAACCACCACCTGAGAGATCTGGAGCGAAGAAAAGTTATGAGCTAATGCAGGACGTGGAGGCGTTCGACAATGGTGCCTGGTGCGCTGGAAAAGTTAAAGTCATTTTGTTTGATGGCTCGTGTTTTGTCTCTTTGAACAATTCTAAAGAACAAATTTACTTCCACCATTCTGAGATgcgaaaaccaagaaaatgggtagatggtgtttgggagatgacaaaaaag ATGGAAGAAGAGCAGACGCAGAGTGTGAATCCAagtgaaggagatggtgataaaaag GGGAAGGCGAAGGCTGTCGCTTGTAAGAAAAATGAAGCAGCTGGTCCATCAGAAGATGGTGTTGGGAAAATGGCAAAAGag ATGGAAGTAAAGCAGGGTAAGAGTGTGAAACCAAGTCAAGACGATCATGCAAAAAag ggGAAGCCACATGttggtaagaagaagaaagcaaatgCTCAGCCAGTAGATTTGCTTCCTTTTCTACAGCGAGAAGAGAAGAGGCCAATACGACCTAGAAACCCTCCTATACCTGTAACACCTGAGGTAATCCTTCCAATTGATCCATTTGTGACACCTGAATTTCCTCGGTTTTCAAGGCTTGCACACTGGATGGATCTACGGGGCATATATCGTGT ACCGTTTTATATCAAtggaaaagaaattgaaaaagagttctttcaaaaaatggacgatgcagaaaacAATCTCAACAAAGAG CACATAAATGTTGCATTTGAAATGCTAAATTGTAAGAGGGTTGAGCAAGGTGCTTGGTTCCGCAACAACAATCTTCCAGCAGCATGCTTTGTACCAGTCAAATTcttagaagtggttgggtacgcTTATGAATCTGTCAGGAAgccacataagaaaaaaaaaagttattggaGGGCTGTGTAG
- the LOC125607283 gene encoding uncharacterized protein LOC125607283 gives MGDPLPLRLALPELRYPIGSEPEKTISINQHSIVAYIKTVKEILGNDEFNRIRGTFLGPVIKLGERSLKLSAKIVHAVLTKSIKTVKRHEAWFHFGAQPMRFSIREFHMVTGLKCSGEAREPREGTEKFKWDFLKGRTHTVKDVEKQLRNTREDASDERFCLAMLLLIESILLQKSLLDGGTTFTLDYVKIAQDMDVLMTYPWGRTAYNLLLKSLQRAVDKSLDKNNYDLQGFPMAFLIWILESVPLLQYAFSQVVPILSVQPSTPIFLCEKYLQIASPQLIDVLLIEIKDHLKVTCILPPISNDPEDDVCMEDEANKDLDDMADLSKRGYKFKIRDWRNMSVDLYGANEEIRRASLLFGNGGMSQASTSYQEESLESKINRISEMVGDNLRIMNDRLCLIEKDRKQIKERVTNLEKLQRVTSYETPNNEACLPNFCCTCTD, from the exons atgggAGATCCATTACCATTAAGACTAGCACTGCCTGAGCTGAGGTATCCGATTGGATCAGAGCCAGAGAAGACGATATCGATAAACCAACACTCGATAGTTGCTTATATCAAAACTGTTAAGGAAATTCTAGGAAATGATGAGTTCAACAGAATAAGAGGGACGTTTTTGGGACCGGTGATCAAGCTTGGAGAGAGGTCTTTGAAATTATCAGCTAAGATAGTGCACGCAGTTCTCACCAAAAGCATCAAGACAGTGAAGAGACACGAAGCATGGTTCCATTTTGGTGCTCAGCCAATGAGGTTCTCTATAAGAGAATTCCACATGGTGACTGGTTTGAAATGTAGTGGTGAAGCAAGAGAACCACGAGAGGGAACCGAGAAATTTAAGTGGGACTTCCTAAAAGGGCGTACTCATACAGTAAAGGACGTGGAGAAGCAGCtcagaaacacaagagaagatgcTTCTGATGAGAGATTCTGCCTTGCAATGCTCCTCCTGATTGAGAGCATACTACTACAGAAGAGCCTTCTCGACGGTGGCACAACTTTTACTTTGGATTATGTGAAAATAGCGCAGGATATGGATGTCTTGATGACATACCCATGGGGGAGAACAGCTTATAATTTGCTGTTAAAATCACTTCAGAGAGCTGTCGACAAAAGCCTCgacaaaaacaattatgattTGCAAGGGTTCCCTATGGCATTTCTTATATGGATACTTGAGTCAGTACCTTTGCTACAGTATGCATTCAGTCAAGTTGTTCCTATTCTGAGCGTTCAACCGTCTACCCCAATATTTTTGTGTGAGAAGTACCTTCAAATAGCTTCTCCACAGCTGATAGATGTTCTCCTAATTGAAATCAAAGATCAT CTTAAGGTCACATGCATCCTACCTCCTATTTCTAATGATCCAGAAGATGATGTTTGCATGGAAGACGAAGCTAATAAAGATCTGGATGACATGGCCGATTTATCCAAGAGAggttataagtttaaaattagaGATTGGCGAAACATGTCAGTAGACCTATACGGTGCTAATGAAGAAATAAGAAGAGCATCTTTACTGTTTGGGAATGGAGGGATGAGTCAAGCTTCTACTTCGTATCAGGAGGAGTCTTTGGAATCAAAGATCAACAGAATCAGCGAGATGGTGGGAGATAATTTAAGGATCATGAACGATCGTTTGTGTTTGATTGAAAAAGACAGGAAACAGATTAAAGAACGTGTGACAAACCTAGAGAAACTACAAAGAGTTACTTCAtatgaaactccaaacaatgag GCTTGCCTTCCTAATTTTTGTTGTACTTGCACAGACTGA
- the LOC125591769 gene encoding uncharacterized protein LOC125591769, which yields MDNVFLRRSERVPKRSRDTKTPFKSDRNPALTVIPEIIPAVDPFSTPAEHKLSRLQNWMTLKPGMHETSLSINDNKIRKSFFQSMENAKKDLKKEHIDGAFAMLNCRRNENAAWFHNYKIPKACFLPMEFLHCLLSDDLAYKKEKVKGKKIFNDLFKDTVRGKVYPEKTWGEDVDVVYGITLGKKSNVWIGMEIHLKKKRITVYDCFQKESNSIDIPQVKKLAVLISNLLVESSGDEVDKVKMIPFEIEQAQGLPKTKHPFNCGIFLVKILECQSLKIGDMTKINDDNALELRRTLSCEIFNQFVDESFGK from the exons ATGgataatgttttcctaagaagGAGCGAGAGGGTGCCTAAACGATCTAGAGACACAAAAACTCCATTCAAGTCTGACAGAAATCCGGCTTTAACTGTAATACCTGAGATTATACCTGCAGTTGATCCGTTTTCAACTCCTGCGGAACATAAGCTTTCAAGGCTTCAAAATTGGATGACATTAAAGCCCGGCATGCATGAAAC GTCCCTATCAATCAATGATAATAAGATAAGGAAATCTTTCTTTCAAAGCATGGAAAATGCAAAAAAGGACCTTAAGAAAGAG CACATTGATGGAGCCTTTGCAATGCTAAATTGCAGAAGAAATGAGAATGCTGCTTGGTTCCACAACTACAAGATTCCAAAGGCGTGCTTCCTACCTATGGAGTTCTTGCATTGCTTGCTCTCTGATGATTTGGCttacaagaaagaaaaggtcaaaggtaaaaagattttcaacgatttatttaaagatactGTGAGAGGGAAGGTATATCCAGAGAAGACATGGGGAGAAGATGTTGATGTTGTGTATGGGATTACTCTTGGAAAAAAAAGCAATGTCTGGATTGGGATGGAAattcatttgaagaagaaaagaatcacaGTATATGATTGTTTTCAAAAGGAAAGCAACAGCATTGATATTCCTCAAGTGAAAAAGTTGGCAG TGTTGATTTCTAATCTGCTGGTGGAATCTTCTGGTGATGAGGTAGATAAGGTGAAGATGATTCCATTTGAGATTGAGCAGGCACAAGGTTTACCCAAGACAAAACATCCTTTCAACTGTGGGATATTTCTTGTCAAGATTCTGGAGTGCCAGTCATTGAAGATAGGAGACATGACAAAGATTAATGATGACAATGCATTGGAGCTAAGGAGAACCTTGTCTTGTGAGATCTTCAACCAATTTGTGGATGAGAGCTTTGGGAAATGA
- the LOC125591759 gene encoding mucin-17-like: MGDSVPLKLALPELKYPIGSQPKEKSAINQYSGSDYISIVKSILKPDEMIRVRGSFLGPVMKLSERGLKLSAKIVYAILTRSIVSVKENEAWFHFGAQPMRFSIREFHMMTGLKCSGALEGPRRETERFNWELLKGRSHKLSDVVDQLRNTREDASEERICLAMLILVESILLRKSKGGSFPLEYAKNAQDMTYPWGKEAYIVLLKSIQNAVANHLENKSKFELQGYPLVFLLWILESIPLLRNKFSKCVPTVEVPGPTYLCEKYTEIENPSLDRVLQVEADTKLKVHCILPSIPHDPEDDISIEDKYSDELETVKDVTKKGYKITADDWENRCVDTFDTLDALIQMMANKETGQASTPIDEDSVNEKVNRIITVMEENLKSMKDRMSLLEEENIHLRARVSELEGNSNVFPTNVTQKRSSGTPLSPMSHTQPSSGTPLSPMSHTQPSSETPLSPMSQQPNLTHEETMIESAASPKSQQNEDYTQSSSETPLSPMSQQPNLTNEDTMNESDDETPALDTQVFSPNLTKEKETETSTGERPSNPNQDGKPDDEIVREKLTSESPASQSQVLQKETVEMNETPSSPIAPKSIETPVYTPSQTQQIEREPSDDTPALDTQVFTPNLTKERETQTSTDETPPKTNQGEGKPDDEIVIESPAAQTQVLQKETLEMNETPSSPISPKSIEAQVFTPIQKQQTVTEETYEATQPLTEIISANNKKEDTHAVHYRPSSPLSSLIALVIEENKNALSETETATQYFSTSEGEHSQSSRKNQAEEYLKDTTEPTTELVSTDVSKTQPLTPQTQHLQTSEGDQSDETPSEQNQAEENLKDTTEPTTELVSTYVSKMPPITQQTEHLQTSAIDFSEKNEVEVSRLLAHFQIGAEVEFCLLMTKYGIQERLLILNCVKD, encoded by the exons atgggAGATTCAGTACCTCTAAAACTAGCACTGCCAGAGCTGAAGTATCCTATTGGTTCACAGCCAAAGGAAAAGTCAGCAATCAACCAATACTCTGGTTCAGATTATATCTCTATTGTCAAAAGCATCCTAAAACCAGATGAGATGATAAGAGTCCGAGGATCATTTCTGGGACCTGTAATGAAGCTCAGTGAGAGAGGATTGAAGTTATCAGCAAAGATAGTCTACGCCATTCTCACTAGAAGCATCGTTTCTGTCAAGGAGAATGAAGCCTGGTTCCATTTCGGTGCGCAGCCAATGAGGTTCTCTATAAGAGAATTTCATATGATGACAGGCTTGAAATGTAGTGGTGCATTAGAAGGACCACGAAGGGAAACCGAGAGATTTAATTGGGAATTGCTAAAGGGGCGTAGTCATAAGTTAAGTGACGTGGTGGACCAGCtcagaaacacaagagaagatgcTTCTGAGGAGAGAATATGCCTCGCAATGCTCATCCTGGTAGAGAGCATATTATTGCGGAAGAGCAAAGGAGGGAGTTTTCCTTTGGAATATGCGAAAAATGCACAGGATATGACATATCCATGGGGAAAAGAGGCTTACATTGTGCTCCTGAAGTCAATTCAAAACGCTGTCGCGAATCATTTGGAGAATAAATCCAAATTTGagttgcaaggttatcctctagTATTCCTTCTTTGGATACTAGAGTCGATTCCTTTGCTAAGGAATAAGTTCAGTAAGTGTGTACCAACAGTTGAGGTTCCTGGGCCGACTTACTTGTGTGAAAAATACACTGAGATAGAGAATCCATCACTTGATAGGGTTTTACAGGTTGAAGCTGATACAAAG CTGAAGGTCCATTGCATACTACCTTCTATTCCTCATGATCCAGAAGATGATATCTCCATTGAAGACAAATATAGTGACGAGTTGGaaacagtgaaagatgtaaCAAAGAAAGGGTACAAGATTACAGCCGATGACTGGGAAAATAGGTGTGTAGACACATTTGACACATTGGATGCTCTTATTCAAATGATGGCAAATAAGGAGACTGGCCAAGCTTCTACTCCGATTGATGAGGATTCAGtaaatgaaaaagtgaacaggatCATCACGGTAATGGAGGAGAATCTGAAGAGCATGAAGGATCGAATGTCATTActggaagaagaaaacatacaTCTTAGAGCTCGTGTGTCAGAGTTGGAAGGAAACAGCAATGTTTTTCCCACTAACGTGACACAAAAG CGATCCAGTGGgacacctttatctccaatgtctcacaCGCAACCATCCAGTGGgacacctttatctccaatgtctcacacgcaaccatcgagtgagacacctttatctccaatgtctcaacagcctaatttgacacatgag GAGACAATGATTGAATCAGCTGCATCTCCAAAGTCTCAACAAAATGAG GATTACACGCAATCATCGAGTGAGacgcctttatctccaatgtctcaacagcctaatttgacaaatgag GACACAATGAATGAATCAGATGATGAAACTCCTGCCCTTGATACTCAAGTATTCTCTCCTAATCTGACaaaagag AAAGAAACAGAAACGTCTACCGGTGAGAGGCCATCCAATCCTAATCAAGATGGAAAACCAGATGATGAG attgtgaGAGAGAAATTAACAAGTGAGTCACCTGCTAGTCAGAGTCAAGTTTTGCAGAAAGAAACAGTAGAAATGAATGagacaccttcttctccaataGCTCCAAAGAGTATTGAAACTCCCGTTTATACTCCAAGTCAGACTCAGCAG ATTGAGAGAGAGCCATCGGATGACACGCCTGCCCTTGATACTCAAGTTTTTACTCCTAATCTGACaaaagag AGGGAAACACAAACCTCTACTGATGAAACGCcacccaaaactaatcaaggagaaggaaaaccagatgatgag ATTGTGATTGAGTCACCTGCTGCTCAGACTCAAGTTTTGCAAAAAGAAACACTGGAAATGAATGagacaccttcttctccaatatCTCCAAAGAGTATTGAGGCTCAAGTTTTTACTCCAATTCAGAAACAGCAg acggTAACAGAGGAAACGTATGAGGCTACACAGCCATTGACTGAGATCATTTCAGCAAACAATAAAAAG GAGGATACACATGCTGTGCATTACAGACCTTCCTCTCCATTGTCTTCACTAATTGCACTAGTtattgaagaaaataagaatgctttg AGTGAGACAGAAACTGCGACCCAATATTTTTCTACAAGTGAAGGAGAGCATTCACAATCAAGCAGAAAGAATCAAGCGGAAGAATATCTCAAGGATACTACAGAACCTACTACTGAGCTAGTTTCCACAGATGTTTCGAAGACACAGCCTCTTACTCCGCAAACACAGCACCTTCAGACAAGTGAGGGAGATCAATCCGATGAGACACCATCAGAGCAGAATCAAGCAGAAGAAAATCTCAAGGATACTACAGAACCTACTACTGAGCTAGTTTCCACATATGTTTCGAAGATGCCGCCTATTACTCAGCAAACAGAGCATCTTCAGACAAGTGCTAtagatttttcagaaaaaaacgaG GTTGAAGTAAGCAGGCTTCTAGCTCACTTTCAAATAGGCGCAGAGGTTGAATTTTGTCTACTGATGACGAAATATGGTATCCAGGAAAGGTTGTTGATCTTAAACTGTGTGAAGGACTAG
- the LOC125607320 gene encoding uncharacterized protein LOC125607320 — MEVLCICGQWISKESLQWEFLVDLKRNASIISIEEDLLYEDLMKIVSEDFSVKEEEISLSYGFSLDMKCIIESFPPLSIGNTRQLRTFISKTRAFDGTCRLCVKVSTDPVSCNTQASDTFASTVPLNANPAILSTVQSEKQVHCP, encoded by the exons ATGGAAGTTTTGTGCATCTGTGGACAATGGATCTCAAAAGAATCTCTCCAGTGGGAGTTTCTTGTTGATTTGAAGAGGAATGCATCAATCATTTCCATAGAAGAAGATCTACTGTATGAAGATTTGATGAAGATTGTCTCTGAAGATTTTAGTGTTAAAGAGGAAGAAATCAGTTTGAGTTATGGTTTTTCATTGGATATGAAATGTATTATTGAAAGTTTCCCCCCACTCTCGATAGGTAATACTCGTCAGCTCAGAACTTTCATTTCCAAGACTAGAGCATTTGATGGAACCTGTCGTTTGTGTGTTAag GTTAGTACTGATCCAGTTAGCTGTAACACtcaagcttctgatacatttgcttctactgttccattgaatgccaatccagcgattctttctactgtgcagagtgaaaaacaggtacattgtccttaa
- the LOC125607284 gene encoding uncharacterized protein LOC125607284 produces MKKWALEWKFEYKTVSSNKSRVLLSCVDENCTWRMRAIKLPVSDFFVVKKYVHEHTCDTTHRKANHRQASAKLLGSLISSNYGEKKEGLKPKQIIEQVRMLHGVHINYKQAWRVREEAQILVRGTPEDSYYNLSRWLYKITETNPGSLTYQHVDAAGKFKYAFVAFGPSIRGFSLMRRVIAVDGTFLKGKFNGTLLAACAQDGNYHLYPLAFAVVDAENGASWKWFFRGLSQKIPDASDLVFVSDRANSISSALEDVYPLSHHGICRIHLLRNITPTYAKTGLLPLVESAADAYTCHEFWLIFKDIKDKCPELAKYLEESDFRKWARSYAPANRYNIMTTNIAESLNSMLKMPRELPIISLLETIRLTMTTWFFERREAAAKHKHLVTPKVVQKLVSRLGAAMLLNVYQVDRSEFEVKNETMKFVVDLEKRHCTCNVFDIDKIPCIHAIAAAKHIKRDENRFVDASHLTETWAKAYAESIHPGGELSTSTYPENIDELSCPPPATKKKSGRPPTKRKRSVGEFGVPGSKSQSHKCSRCGTGGHNKITCQRPIG; encoded by the coding sequence atgaagaaatgggcTTTAGAGTGGAAGTTTGAGTACAAGACTGTCTCTTCTAACAAGTCAAGAGTGCTTTTGAGTTGTGTTGATGAAAATTGCACGTGGAGGATGCGTGCTATCAAGCTACctgtttcagattttttcgtTGTTAAAAAGTATGTTCATGAGCATACATGCGATACAACACACAGGAAAGCCAACCACAGACAAGCATCTGCAAAGTTGTTGGGTTCTTTGATTTCCAGCAATTATGGAGAAAAAAAGGAAGGTCTCAAACCGAAACAGATCATTGAACAGGTCAGGATGCTGCATGGTGTTCACATCAATTACAAACAAGCTTGGAGAGTGAGAGAAGAAGCTCAGATTTTGGTTAGAGGGACTCCTGAAGACAGCTATTACAATTTGTCTAGGTGGTTGTATAAAATCACAGAAACAAACCCTGGTTCCTTGACTTATCAACATGTTGATGCTGCAGGAAAGTTCAAGTATGCATTTGTGGCTTTTGGTCCATCGATAAGGGGATTTTCATTGATGAGGAGAGTTATTGCAGTAGATGGTACATTTCTGAAGGGAAAATTCAATGGGACTTTATTGGCAGCTTGTGCTCAAGATGGGAATTATCATCTATATCCTCTCGCCTTTGCAGTGGTTGACGCAGAAAACGGCGCCTCTTGGAAATGGTTCTTTAGAGGTTTGAGCCAGAAGATCCCGGACGCTTCGGATCTTGTTTTTGTATCAGACAGGGCTAACTCCATTTCTTCAGCGTTGGAGGATGTATATCCCTTATCTCACCATGGAATTTGCAGGATCCATCTGCTCCGCAACATCACTCCTACATATGCGAAGACTGGGTTGCTACCTCTGGTGGAAAGCGCTGCTGATGCCTATACGTGTCACGAGTTCTGGTTAATCTTCAAGGACATAAAGGATAAATGTCCTGAATTGGCTAAGTATCTGGAAGAGTCTGATTTTAGGAAGTGGGCACGAAGCTATGCGCCTGCGAACAGGTATAATATCATGACTACCAACATTGCAGAGTCTCTCAATTCTATGTTGAAGATGCCTCGTGAGTTGCCCATTATCTCTCTCCTTGAAACTATCAGATTGACGATGACCACTTGGTTTTTTGAGCGACGCGAAGCGGCTGCGAAACATAAGCACCTGGTTACTCCAAAAGTTGTTCAGAAATTGGTATCTAGGTTAGGGGCCGCAATGTTGTTGAATGTGTATCAAGTTGATCGAAGCGAGTTTGAGGTGAAGAATGAAACAATGAAGTTTGTTGTTGACTTGGAGAAGCGGCATTGCACATGTAATGTTTTCGACATTGACAAGATCCCCTGCATCCATGCCATCGCTGCTGCTAAGCATATCAAGAGAGATGAAAACCGTTTTGTTGATGCTTCTCACTTGACAGAAACGTGGGCTAAAGCTTATGCTGAAAGCATACATCCTGGTGGAGAGTTGTCAACGTCCACCTATCCAGAGAATATTGATGAACTGTCTTGCCCACCTCCagctaccaaaaagaaaagtggACGCCCTcctacaaagagaaagagatccgtTGGCGAGTTTGGGGTTCCTGGATCTAAATCTCAGTCCCACAAGTGCAGCAGATGTGGCACAGGAGGGCACAACAAGATCACATGCCAGAGGCCTATAGGATGA